The following is a genomic window from Halobacterium sp. R2-5.
TCCTCGGCCTGCTCGGCGACGGCCTGGGCCTCCTCGTCGCGGCCGAGCGCCTCCAGCGCGCGCTGTTTCTCCTCGTAGACGTCGGCCTGCTGGAAGCCCAGCCGGATGGCGTTGTCCAGCGCGTCGAGGGCCTGCTCGTGGCGCTCGCGCTCGTTTTCGATGAACCCGAGGTTGTACCACGCCTGGGGCAGGCGGTCGTTCGACCGGACGGCCTTCTCGGCGTGGTAGTAGGCCTCCTCGTCCTCGCCGAACTCCCACAGCGAGTACGCGAGGTTGGTGTGCGCCTCGGCCTCGAAGTCGCCGTCCTCCGCGACGAAGATGGCCTCGCGGTGGGCGCCGACGGCCTCGTCCCACTCCTCCATCTGGCCGTGCGCGATGCCCTTGTTCACCCACGCCTCCTGTTCGAGGTCCTCGTCGTCGGTGAAGCGGGCGGCGCGCTCGAACGCGTCGGCGGCCTGCTCGTGGCGGTTGATGCCGAGGTAGCTGAGGCCGACGTCGACGAGTTCGTCGGCGTCGACGTCCTCGTTCTGGACGACGCGCTCGTCCAGCGAGTCGCTGACGACGCGGCTGTCGACGGGGTCGACGCTCGACGGGTCGTCGACGGAGAGCTCCGGCGGGTCGAGGTCGAACGCCTCGTAGGGCTCGTCGAAGCCCTCCCCCTCGGAGAACTGGTGGTCCGCGACCGGGTCCTCGGGCGGCTCGGGCTCCTCTCGGTCAGTCATACCGTCGCCTAGCGCGGCCGAGAGGTTAAGGGCAACGCACCGAGAACGCCCGCTATGCGGCTGTTCGTCAGCGTCGACCTCCCGGATCGCCTCGCCGACGATGTCGCGGACGTGCAGGCGGAGTTCGCGGACGCCGACGGCCTCGACTTCGTGGACCCCGAGCAGGCCCACCTCACGCTGAAGTTCCTCGGCGACGTCCCGGAATCCCGCGAGGGCGAGCTAATCGACGCCCTCGAGTCGGCCGTCGCGGCCAGCGGTGTGGCGCCGTTCGACGCCGAGCTCCGCGGCCTCGGCGTGTTCCCGAGCCTCGACTACATCTCCGTGCTGTGGCTCGGCGTCGAGGAGGGCGGCGACGAGCTCGCGCGCCTGCACGAGGCAATCGAGGAGCAGTTCGTCGAGGAGCACGGTTTCGACCCGGAGGACCACGAGTTCACGCCGCACGTCACGCTCGCGCGGATGAAGCACGCCGGCGGCAAGGAACTCGTTCAAGATCTCGTGCGTGAACGCGACCCCGAGGTCGGAACGATGCGCGTCTCCGAAGTGCGGCTCACGGAGAGCACGCTCACCCCGGAGGGCCCCGAGTACGAGACCGTCCGCGCCGTGGACCTGGCGAGGCGGGCCTGAGCCCGCCGCAGAAGAACAAGGTTTTAACGCCGGCGGTGGTAGCGGCGAACACTATGGGCAAGAAATCGAAGGCGCAGAAGAAGCGACTGGCGAAGCTCGAACGCCAGAACAGCCGCGTGCCCGCGTGGGTCATGATGAAGACGAACCGGGACGTCCAGCGCAACCCGAAGCGCCGCAACTGGCGGCGTAACGACACCGACGAATAATGTCCGCCAGCGACTTCGAGGAGCGCATCGTCACCGTGCCGCTCCGCGACGTGACGAAGGTGCCGAACCACGAACAGGCCGGACAGGCGATGACCATCATCCGCGAACACCTCGCGAAGCACTTCGCGGTCGAGGAGGACGAGGTCCGCCTCGACCCCTCCATCAACGAGGCCATCTGGTCGGAAGGCCAGAAGAACCCGCCGCGGAAGGTCCGCGTGCACGCCGCGCGCTTCGTCGAGGACGGCGAGACGGTCGTCGAAGCCGAGTACGAAGAGTAAGAACTTGTTACGCGCTGCCTTCCTCGGCTCTCCGTACGTCGGCGTCTTCGCTCGCGCGACGAGCGACTGCGTCGTCGTCCGCCCGGACCTCTCCGAGGAGCAGACCGACGCCGTCGCCGAGGAGCTCGGCGTCCCCGCGGTACCGACGACCGTCGGCGGGTCGTCGACGGTCGGCTCGCTGGTCGCCGGGAACTCGAACGGCCTGCTCGTCAGCGGGCGCATCCGGCAGCGCGAGCGCGACCGCATCGAGGACGCTGTCGACGTCTCCGTCGGCGAGCTCCCCGGCCGCGTGAACGCCGCGGGGAACGTCGTCGTCGCGAACGACAACGGCGCGTACGTCCACTCG
Proteins encoded in this region:
- a CDS encoding tetratricopeptide repeat protein — its product is MTDREEPEPPEDPVADHQFSEGEGFDEPYEAFDLDPPELSVDDPSSVDPVDSRVVSDSLDERVVQNEDVDADELVDVGLSYLGINRHEQAADAFERAARFTDDEDLEQEAWVNKGIAHGQMEEWDEAVGAHREAIFVAEDGDFEAEAHTNLAYSLWEFGEDEEAYYHAEKAVRSNDRLPQAWYNLGFIENERERHEQALDALDNAIRLGFQQADVYEEKQRALEALGRDEEAQAVAEQAEEIREAQEQDLVERE
- the thpR gene encoding RNA 2',3'-cyclic phosphodiesterase; the encoded protein is MRLFVSVDLPDRLADDVADVQAEFADADGLDFVDPEQAHLTLKFLGDVPESREGELIDALESAVAASGVAPFDAELRGLGVFPSLDYISVLWLGVEEGGDELARLHEAIEEQFVEEHGFDPEDHEFTPHVTLARMKHAGGKELVQDLVRERDPEVGTMRVSEVRLTESTLTPEGPEYETVRAVDLARRA
- a CDS encoding 50S ribosomal protein L39e translates to MGKKSKAQKKRLAKLERQNSRVPAWVMMKTNRDVQRNPKRRNWRRNDTDE
- a CDS encoding 50S ribosomal protein L31e; protein product: MSASDFEERIVTVPLRDVTKVPNHEQAGQAMTIIREHLAKHFAVEEDEVRLDPSINEAIWSEGQKNPPRKVRVHAARFVEDGETVVEAEYEE
- a CDS encoding translation initiation factor IF-6, translating into MLRAAFLGSPYVGVFARATSDCVVVRPDLSEEQTDAVAEELGVPAVPTTVGGSSTVGSLVAGNSNGLLVSGRIRQRERDRIEDAVDVSVGELPGRVNAAGNVVVANDNGAYVHSELSREAVQAVEDALDVPVTRGRLAGVNTVGTAAVATNDGVLCHPKSTDGELDDIEDALDVRADVGTVNYGAPLVGSGLVANDDGYVVGEDTTGPELGRIDDALGYID